In one window of Coleofasciculaceae cyanobacterium DNA:
- a CDS encoding phosphate-starvation-inducible PsiE family protein: MHKLVDSPPIPWYKLFNSSGVIQILEFIQDSIIISLCIGLFSFMAIQLREMFISLLPPLNFTQVTADILFLLILVELFRLLIIYLQERRISIGVAVEVSIVSVLREIIVKGILEIPWSQVLATCSFLLVLSVLLVVRVWLPPTFEGVDPEQKITQRHKQKTINN, translated from the coding sequence ATGCACAAACTTGTCGATTCCCCACCGATTCCCTGGTACAAATTGTTCAATAGCAGTGGGGTAATTCAAATTTTAGAATTTATCCAAGACTCGATTATTATCTCTCTTTGTATCGGCTTATTTAGCTTCATGGCGATTCAGTTGCGAGAGATGTTTATTTCTCTGCTACCGCCCTTAAATTTTACCCAAGTCACGGCTGACATTCTGTTTTTACTAATTTTAGTCGAATTATTTCGCTTATTAATCATTTACTTGCAAGAACGTCGAATTTCTATTGGTGTAGCCGTCGAAGTCTCAATTGTCTCAGTTCTAAGAGAAATTATCGTCAAGGGAATTTTAGAAATTCCTTGGAGTCAGGTATTAGCCACTTGTTCTTTTCTGTTAGTTTTATCTGTTTTATTAGTAGTCCGAGTTTGGCTACCCCCCACCTTTGAAGGTGTCGATCCAGAACAAAAAATAACTCAACGACATAAACAAAAAACCATCAACAACTAA
- a CDS encoding diflavin flavoprotein: MTQATINHTPAKQRDVQVAKIGTNTEVLRSRTWERLKFEVEYSRQKGTTSNSYLIQADKIALIDPPGQSFTQIYLDSLEQHLDLQKLDYIILQHVNPNRLATVQLLAGKAPQAKIICSKPAVKALEGALIFPEWRSRIQVVRDNNTLDLGQGHQLQFLSASTPRWVDGLCTYDPQSKILYSDKFFGMHLCDEPIFDDNWKQLDLDRRFYFDCLHASQTKQLETVLAKFAPLPSKIYAPAHGSLIKYSLSRFSYDYQQWCQQQTSKKFQVVLLYASAYGNTATIASAIAHGLIQSGVAVESINCELASTEEITAAVQACDGFIIGSPTLGGHAPTQIQTALGIVLANAAKTKLAGVFGSFGWSGEAIALLENKLKDAHYSFGFEPIQVRFSPTVSTLKECIQAGQEFTQKLKKTKRLRTPRQAVTEIQIDRTEQAVGRIVGSLCVLTTCNNNVHRGVLSSWVSQATFNPPGVMIAVAKEQNADIIGSLGDKLVLNILNEGRSVRRNFCAQSSDSFGNLTTKTASNGCLIIEEALAYLECTVQSSIESGDRTLIYAVVEQGEVIQSSGITAIQHRKSGSHY; the protein is encoded by the coding sequence ATGACACAAGCAACTATTAATCACACACCTGCCAAACAAAGAGACGTTCAAGTAGCTAAAATTGGTACAAACACTGAAGTATTGCGATCGCGTACCTGGGAAAGATTAAAATTTGAAGTTGAATATTCGCGTCAAAAAGGCACTACTTCCAATTCTTATCTGATTCAAGCAGATAAAATCGCCTTAATCGATCCACCAGGGCAGTCTTTTACACAAATTTACCTCGATAGTTTAGAACAGCATCTCGATTTACAAAAGCTAGACTACATTATCTTGCAGCACGTTAATCCTAACCGTTTGGCAACAGTGCAACTCTTAGCGGGAAAAGCACCTCAAGCAAAAATAATCTGTTCTAAACCAGCAGTCAAAGCTTTAGAAGGTGCATTAATATTTCCCGAATGGCGATCGCGAATTCAAGTAGTCAGAGACAATAATACTTTAGACTTAGGACAAGGACATCAACTACAGTTTCTGAGTGCATCTACTCCCCGTTGGGTAGATGGCTTGTGTACCTATGATCCTCAAAGTAAAATTCTCTATAGCGATAAATTTTTTGGGATGCATTTGTGTGATGAACCCATCTTCGATGATAACTGGAAACAATTAGATTTAGACCGCCGTTTCTATTTTGACTGTCTCCATGCTTCCCAAACCAAACAGTTAGAGACTGTTTTAGCTAAATTTGCGCCTTTACCTAGCAAAATATATGCTCCTGCTCATGGTTCATTAATTAAATATAGCCTCAGCCGCTTTAGCTATGATTATCAACAGTGGTGTCAACAACAAACCAGCAAAAAATTTCAAGTAGTTTTACTTTACGCCTCTGCTTATGGCAACACCGCAACCATTGCCAGTGCGATCGCTCATGGTCTGATACAGTCGGGAGTAGCGGTAGAATCGATTAACTGCGAACTTGCCTCAACTGAAGAAATTACCGCAGCAGTTCAAGCCTGTGATGGTTTTATCATCGGTTCGCCGACATTAGGTGGTCATGCGCCAACTCAAATTCAGACAGCATTGGGAATTGTCCTAGCTAACGCAGCCAAAACTAAATTAGCAGGGGTGTTTGGTTCTTTTGGCTGGAGTGGTGAAGCGATCGCTTTGTTGGAAAATAAACTCAAAGATGCTCATTATAGCTTTGGCTTTGAACCAATCCAAGTGCGTTTTAGTCCTACTGTTAGTACTTTAAAAGAATGTATACAGGCTGGTCAAGAATTTACCCAAAAATTAAAAAAAACCAAAAGGCTGCGTACTCCTCGCCAAGCGGTAACAGAAATACAAATCGATCGCACCGAACAAGCAGTCGGTAGAATTGTTGGTTCGCTTTGCGTCTTAACTACCTGTAATAATAATGTTCATCGTGGTGTACTTTCTTCTTGGGTATCCCAGGCAACTTTTAATCCTCCTGGAGTGATGATTGCGGTAGCTAAAGAACAAAATGCAGACATAATCGGCAGTCTAGGCGATAAGTTGGTGCTGAATATTCTCAATGAAGGTAGAAGCGTAAGGAGAAACTTTTGCGCTCAAAGCAGTGATTCATTTGGTAATTTGACTACCAAAACCGCTAGCAACGGCTGCTTAATTATTGAAGAAGCTTTAGCCTATCTAGAATGTACCGTTCAAAGCAGTATAGAATCAGGCGATCGCACCTTAATCTATGCAGTAGTAGAACAAGGCGAAGTAATACAAAGCAGTGGAATTACGGCAATTCAACATCGTAAGTCTGGCAGCCATTATTGA